Proteins encoded within one genomic window of Rhizobium favelukesii:
- the tnpC gene encoding IS66 family transposase, with product METTPLDSQDELSVLRALVAEQAAKLESQEAEVSKRDSIIGLLRAQLDLLRHRQHGASSEKIDRKIEQFELMLEEIEASRAEAELRSGKAPLPELDDAPDKPKRKPLPDGLPTEELVYAAPCNCPTCGGTSFLKAADRVVQVMEHVPASVKIVRHVEKRMICRDCDTTVAGEMPTLPIERGKPGPGLLAHIMVAKFDDHIPLYRLSEMYDRLGIDISRSVMADWVGRVSVLLAPLILLIRAHIAAVDRIHTDDTPVDVLDPGRGKTKTGRVWVYVFDGSGYQDPTPRAIAYYYSPDRKGAHPADHLAAFSGVMHADGYGGYKKLYGNQIIEAACMAHVRRKFHDVIKLKPSPIADEALSRIGTLYDIEDRIRGMSADQRRTLRQQHARPLLEDLKSWIEETLSTLPQKQKLAEAMRYALSRWAALSVYIDDGRVEIDNNIAERAMRPLGIGRKNWLFAGSDKGGERIANILTIIETAKLHGHNPEVYLTDVLTRIQSHPKDRLQELLPWQWAPAKDRYEAA from the coding sequence ATGGAAACGACGCCGCTGGACAGTCAGGACGAGCTATCTGTTTTGCGCGCTCTCGTCGCTGAACAGGCGGCGAAACTTGAGAGCCAAGAAGCTGAAGTCAGCAAGCGAGACTCCATTATCGGGCTCCTGCGCGCGCAGTTGGATTTGCTCCGCCATCGGCAGCATGGCGCTTCTTCGGAAAAGATCGACCGCAAGATCGAGCAATTCGAGCTGATGCTGGAGGAGATCGAAGCCTCCCGTGCCGAGGCCGAGCTTCGCTCCGGGAAAGCTCCTTTGCCGGAGTTGGACGACGCACCGGATAAGCCGAAGCGCAAACCATTGCCCGATGGTCTTCCAACCGAAGAACTGGTCTATGCGGCACCCTGCAATTGTCCGACCTGTGGTGGTACATCGTTCCTGAAGGCCGCTGACAGGGTGGTCCAGGTGATGGAGCACGTGCCGGCGTCCGTCAAGATTGTCCGCCACGTCGAAAAGCGCATGATCTGCAGGGACTGCGATACGACGGTGGCAGGCGAAATGCCGACCCTGCCGATCGAACGCGGCAAGCCCGGACCGGGGTTGCTGGCCCATATCATGGTCGCCAAATTCGACGATCACATCCCGCTCTACCGTCTATCCGAGATGTACGACCGGCTGGGGATAGATATCTCCCGATCCGTGATGGCCGACTGGGTCGGCCGCGTGTCAGTTCTGCTGGCTCCTCTCATCTTGCTGATTAGAGCCCATATCGCGGCGGTCGATCGAATACATACGGACGATACCCCGGTGGATGTTCTCGACCCTGGGCGAGGAAAGACAAAAACCGGGCGGGTCTGGGTCTATGTCTTCGATGGCAGCGGCTATCAAGATCCCACTCCAAGAGCCATTGCCTACTACTATAGCCCCGACCGCAAGGGCGCGCATCCAGCCGACCATCTCGCTGCCTTCAGCGGCGTGATGCACGCGGATGGCTATGGTGGCTATAAGAAGCTTTACGGCAACCAGATCATCGAGGCTGCGTGCATGGCGCATGTACGCCGCAAGTTCCACGATGTGATCAAGCTGAAGCCATCTCCAATCGCTGACGAAGCGCTGTCGCGCATCGGTACGCTCTACGATATCGAAGATCGTATCCGCGGCATGTCGGCTGACCAGCGGCGTACACTGCGCCAGCAACACGCCAGGCCCCTTCTGGAGGACCTCAAGAGCTGGATAGAAGAGACGCTTTCGACGCTGCCACAGAAGCAGAAGCTGGCTGAAGCGATGCGATATGCCCTCTCGCGATGGGCAGCGTTGAGCGTTTACATCGATGATGGCCGTGTCGAAATCGATAACAACATAGCTGAACGAGCCATGCGTCCGCTTGGAATCGGAAGAAAAAATTGGCTCTTCGCCGGGTCAGACAAGGGCGGTGAGCGCATCGCCAACATCCTGACCATCATCGAGACTGCCAAACTCCATGGCCACAATCCGGAGGTCTATCTCACAGACGTCCTGACCCGGATACAGAGCCACCCAAAGGATCGGCTCCAGGAATTGCTACCGTGGCAGTGGGCGCCTGCAAAAGACCGATACGAGGCTGCGTGA
- a CDS encoding phosphomannose isomerase type II C-terminal cupin domain has product MRLGSLYKIGDNDQRPWGTWHVLDIGERHVVKRIVVNPGERLSLQYHNHRSERWTAVSGQGVAEVDGTHHSFELGHTVDIPLKATHRVSCTGNQPLVFIEIQYGELLDENDIIRLSDDYSRA; this is encoded by the coding sequence ATGCGGTTGGGTAGCCTCTACAAAATTGGCGACAATGATCAGCGTCCTTGGGGCACTTGGCATGTCTTAGATATTGGCGAGCGCCATGTCGTTAAGCGCATCGTAGTCAATCCTGGTGAGCGGCTTTCCCTCCAATACCACAATCACCGATCTGAGCGTTGGACGGCAGTTTCTGGTCAAGGCGTTGCCGAAGTCGATGGAACGCATCACAGCTTTGAGCTCGGACATACGGTCGATATCCCACTCAAGGCAACACATCGCGTCTCGTGTACGGGGAATCAGCCGCTCGTCTTTATTGAGATCCAGTATGGTGAGCTACTAGATGAGAACGATATCATTCGCCTTAGCGATGACTATAGCCGGGCTTAA
- the tnpB gene encoding IS66 family insertion sequence element accessory protein TnpB (TnpB, as the term is used for proteins encoded by IS66 family insertion elements, is considered an accessory protein, since TnpC, encoded by a neighboring gene, is a DDE family transposase.) translates to MIGPSGNVRVYLACGVTDMRRGIDGLSALVETVIKEAPGSGAIFGFRGKRADRIKLLWWDGQGFCLFYKILERGYFPWPTAKEGVAHLTQAQLSMLVEGIDWRRPAWTSAPGRTG, encoded by the coding sequence ATGATCGGGCCTTCGGGAAATGTGCGGGTTTATCTGGCCTGCGGAGTGACCGACATGCGGCGTGGCATTGATGGACTGTCGGCGCTCGTTGAGACGGTTATCAAGGAGGCGCCAGGTTCCGGCGCAATCTTCGGCTTCCGCGGAAAACGTGCTGATCGGATCAAACTTTTATGGTGGGATGGCCAAGGGTTCTGCCTATTTTACAAAATTTTGGAACGCGGATACTTTCCCTGGCCGACGGCGAAAGAAGGGGTTGCGCATCTGACGCAAGCCCAGTTGTCGATGCTTGTTGAGGGGATCGACTGGCGCCGACCTGCGTGGACTTCCGCTCCCGGTCGAACGGGTTAA
- a CDS encoding ISNCY family transposase codes for MRQERTVQSNIFDLFAEHEIGRELKAMSQWLDEHRDLLGLVAQDLRRHGVKETGREGLPAEAVLRCALLKQHRQLSYEELAFHLEDSASFRAFARLPWGCSPKKSVLHKTISAIRAGTFEAINRVLLTSARQDKVERGKVVRIDSTVTSALMHEPSDSSLLWDCVRVMVRLLQQAASLGSAILWHDHCRAAKKRSRAIQFTRGRPKRVQHYRALLRITRTTLSYLEQAAAQLPLAAGPAVERWQAQVRHYKPLIERIIAQTERRVLAGEAVPAGDKLVSLFEPHADIIVKGSRDVEYGHKINLTTGTSGLILDLVVEAGNPADSERLLPMLERHIGIWGEPPRQAAADGGYASRENLSGAKAWGVRDMAFHKKCGLKIEDMVKSRWVYRKLRNFRAGIEAGISCLKRAYGLGRCTWRGLDHFKTYVWSSVVAYNLALFARLRSN; via the coding sequence ATGCGCCAAGAACGCACCGTCCAATCCAATATATTCGATCTTTTCGCCGAACACGAGATCGGCCGCGAGCTGAAAGCCATGTCGCAATGGCTGGATGAGCATCGTGATCTGCTCGGGCTGGTAGCGCAGGACCTGCGCCGCCACGGCGTCAAGGAGACCGGCCGCGAGGGCCTGCCGGCGGAGGCCGTGCTGCGTTGCGCCCTGCTCAAACAACACCGTCAGTTGAGTTATGAGGAGCTGGCCTTTCATCTGGAAGATTCCGCCTCGTTCCGGGCTTTTGCCCGGCTGCCATGGGGGTGCAGCCCGAAGAAGTCGGTCTTGCACAAGACGATCAGCGCGATCCGGGCCGGGACCTTTGAAGCGATCAATCGCGTGCTGTTGACAAGCGCCCGGCAGGACAAGGTGGAACGCGGCAAGGTCGTGCGCATCGACAGCACCGTCACTTCGGCGCTGATGCACGAACCGAGCGACAGCAGTCTTTTGTGGGACTGCGTGCGGGTGATGGTGCGGCTGTTGCAGCAGGCGGCTTCCTTGGGCAGCGCCATCTTATGGCACGATCACTGCCGCGCGGCGAAGAAGCGATCCCGGGCGATCCAATTTACCCGCGGTCGTCCGAAACGAGTTCAGCACTATCGCGCGCTGCTCAGGATCACGCGCACCACCTTGAGCTATCTCGAACAGGCGGCGGCGCAGCTGCCCTTGGCGGCGGGCCCGGCGGTCGAACGCTGGCAGGCCCAAGTCCGCCACTATAAGCCGCTGATCGAACGGATCATCGCCCAGACCGAGCGGCGGGTCCTGGCCGGCGAGGCGGTGCCGGCTGGCGACAAGCTGGTCAGTTTGTTCGAGCCGCATGCCGACATCATCGTCAAAGGCAGCCGCGACGTCGAGTATGGCCATAAGATCAATTTGACCACCGGCACAAGCGGGCTGATCCTCGACCTCGTCGTCGAAGCCGGCAACCCGGCCGACAGCGAGCGCTTGCTGCCGATGCTGGAGCGTCACATTGGCATCTGGGGCGAGCCGCCACGGCAGGCCGCCGCCGACGGCGGCTATGCCAGCCGCGAAAATCTGAGCGGAGCCAAGGCCTGGGGCGTGCGAGACATGGCCTTCCACAAGAAGTGCGGCCTCAAGATCGAAGACATGGTCAAAAGCCGTTGGGTCTATCGCAAGCTACGCAACTTCCGCGCCGGCATCGAGGCCGGCATCTCCTGCCTCAAACGCGCCTACGGCTTGGGGCGCTGCACCTGGCGTGGGCTCGACCACTTCAAGACTTATGTCTGGTCCTCGGTGGTCGCTTACAATCTCGCCCTCTTCGCCCGCCTCAGATCGAACTGA
- a CDS encoding FkbM family methyltransferase codes for MFKKSEQGNTAYFTELRAELENLSPDTVNKIMVHVDYLARKANLVPHAILEGRHFNVDRQVEQDAIRNIDAILRPTNVIDNSGNPHMATYIGDGLCLVRTKWDGHVVVPTFNVDVTIGILRDGIHEAWTTRVVQELLREGQTYINVGANFGYYTCLGARIVGSTGKVISIEANPHVFCVLMKTIMYGGIVDRVDAYNRAAYLVSNETLDFTFDYQFIGGGHLSGPAETADQSDNPMWSPESLPKLLDENGKWVSSRGLMNSFHVQTLRLDDVTKDLVADLIHCDVEQAEPYVLLGAVDLIRRSPTCKIIFEWSGYAYTSGNHRYQSAVNDMLSFFNEHGYRIRQIRPVVGENGEISVSEYLTAEEFLSGKHGDYIALKPNNDPWSRTM; via the coding sequence GTGTTCAAGAAATCAGAGCAAGGAAATACCGCTTATTTCACCGAATTACGTGCTGAGTTAGAAAACCTTAGTCCAGATACAGTAAATAAGATCATGGTTCATGTCGACTATCTCGCGCGGAAAGCAAATTTAGTTCCACACGCAATTTTGGAAGGTCGCCATTTTAATGTTGATCGCCAGGTCGAACAGGACGCTATTCGTAACATCGATGCAATACTGAGACCGACGAACGTAATCGACAACAGTGGTAACCCTCATATGGCTACCTATATTGGCGATGGTCTGTGCCTTGTGCGAACGAAGTGGGACGGGCATGTCGTGGTACCCACGTTCAACGTGGATGTAACAATCGGAATTTTGCGCGATGGTATACACGAAGCTTGGACCACAAGAGTTGTCCAAGAGCTTCTACGCGAAGGGCAAACCTATATAAATGTGGGGGCTAATTTTGGTTACTACACTTGCCTAGGCGCTAGAATTGTTGGCTCTACGGGAAAGGTCATATCTATCGAAGCAAACCCTCATGTCTTCTGCGTCCTGATGAAGACAATCATGTACGGTGGTATTGTAGATCGCGTCGATGCTTACAATAGAGCTGCTTACCTCGTCTCTAATGAGACGCTGGACTTTACCTTCGACTATCAATTCATCGGGGGCGGGCACCTTAGTGGTCCGGCCGAAACGGCAGATCAATCCGACAACCCAATGTGGTCACCAGAAAGCCTGCCGAAACTTCTTGATGAGAACGGAAAATGGGTTTCGAGCCGAGGCCTCATGAATTCCTTTCACGTGCAAACGTTACGTCTGGATGACGTGACTAAGGATCTAGTGGCGGACCTCATACATTGTGACGTTGAGCAGGCCGAGCCATATGTTTTACTTGGCGCAGTCGATTTGATCAGACGGTCGCCTACCTGCAAAATAATTTTTGAGTGGTCAGGCTACGCCTACACAAGCGGAAATCACCGATACCAGTCTGCGGTCAATGACATGCTGAGTTTTTTCAACGAACATGGCTACCGCATACGTCAAATCCGACCTGTCGTTGGCGAAAATGGAGAAATTAGTGTTTCTGAATATCTAACGGCGGAGGAGTTTCTTAGCGGTAAGCACGGCGACTACATTGCTTTGAAGCCCAACAACGACCCTTGGAGCCGCACAATGTAG
- a CDS encoding DUF899 domain-containing protein: protein MTISVENTDKRGQPIMHTPPVVSPQAWETAREQLLVKEKAQTRARDALAAERRRMPWMTVEKPYVFEGTAGKASLVDLFEGRRQLIVYRAFFEPGVFGWPDHACRGCSMVADQVAHVAHLNARDTTLVFVSRAPQADIAQLKARMGWEMPWFTLTDTFDADFGVDEWHGTNVFYHDRNRVFRTYFINNRGDEQMGNTWNYLDITPLGRQEVWEDSPEGYPQTPTYKWWNWHDSYVADAAPDKKWVEVSDAGEAAFRN, encoded by the coding sequence ATGACTATATCAGTCGAGAACACGGACAAGCGCGGCCAACCCATCATGCACACGCCGCCGGTCGTATCGCCGCAGGCTTGGGAAACAGCTCGCGAACAGTTGCTCGTCAAGGAAAAGGCCCAGACGCGCGCCCGCGATGCCTTGGCTGCAGAGCGGCGGCGAATGCCATGGATGACCGTGGAGAAGCCATATGTGTTCGAGGGCACCGCTGGCAAGGCCAGTCTGGTCGACCTCTTCGAGGGTCGACGTCAACTGATCGTCTACCGAGCTTTTTTCGAGCCCGGCGTCTTTGGTTGGCCCGACCATGCCTGCCGGGGATGTTCCATGGTAGCTGATCAGGTCGCCCACGTCGCTCACCTGAACGCCCGCGACACCACTCTCGTCTTCGTCTCGCGTGCGCCCCAGGCGGACATCGCGCAGTTGAAGGCGCGGATGGGGTGGGAAATGCCTTGGTTCACGCTCACGGACACCTTCGATGCGGACTTCGGAGTGGACGAGTGGCACGGCACGAACGTTTTCTATCACGATCGCAACCGCGTATTCCGGACGTATTTCATCAATAACCGCGGCGACGAGCAGATGGGCAACACCTGGAACTACCTCGACATCACGCCGCTGGGCCGACAGGAGGTGTGGGAAGACTCTCCCGAAGGCTACCCCCAGACGCCAACCTACAAGTGGTGGAACTGGCACGACAGCTACGTCGCAGATGCAGCCCCCGACAAGAAATGGGTTGAGGTGTCGGACGCCGGAGAGGCAGCGTTCCGGAACTAG
- a CDS encoding glycosyltransferase family 4 protein codes for MRVLHFFKTYWPDTFGGVERTIHAIAKGTAKYGIQSDVLSLSSMPEQNTREFDGHIAHKAKLDFEFASTGFSWEVFGRFRELSDRADIVHYHFPWPVMDVVHLTSRLRKPTVVTYHSDIVKQRILLQLYRPLMHRFLTSVDRIVATSPNYLATSDVLQRYRSKTTVIPLGLDEGDYPRASDDVKARWRQRFPKPFFLFVGVLRYYKGVHILLEAAKQTDHDILLIGQGPMEASLKAYAKEHSLENVHFLGALPDADKAALLELSTGLVFPSHLRSEAFGLSLVEAAMFGKPMISCEIGTGTSFVNVHGETGVVVKPNDPDALAGAMIRLSRRRKEALGYGEKARAAYLEKFTAVQMTADYASVYRDIVGR; via the coding sequence ATGCGGGTTCTACATTTCTTCAAGACTTATTGGCCCGATACTTTTGGCGGAGTTGAGCGGACAATCCACGCAATTGCCAAGGGAACCGCCAAATACGGGATCCAATCCGACGTGCTCTCGCTGAGTAGCATGCCTGAGCAGAACACCCGGGAGTTTGATGGTCATATCGCTCACAAAGCCAAGCTCGATTTTGAATTTGCCTCGACGGGCTTTTCCTGGGAGGTCTTTGGACGGTTCCGCGAACTAAGCGACAGGGCCGACATAGTGCATTACCACTTTCCCTGGCCGGTAATGGATGTTGTCCATCTCACTTCGCGCCTGAGAAAACCGACTGTCGTTACTTACCACTCCGATATCGTCAAACAGCGGATCCTCTTGCAGCTCTATAGGCCGCTCATGCATCGCTTTCTAACAAGTGTTGACAGGATTGTGGCCACGTCACCGAACTACCTGGCGACCAGCGACGTGCTGCAGCGCTATAGGAGCAAAACCACGGTCATCCCGCTGGGGCTGGACGAAGGGGATTACCCGCGCGCTTCTGACGATGTGAAGGCACGCTGGCGCCAGAGGTTTCCGAAGCCATTTTTCCTTTTTGTTGGTGTCCTTCGCTACTACAAGGGTGTGCACATACTCTTGGAGGCTGCAAAGCAGACAGACCATGATATCCTGCTAATTGGGCAGGGGCCAATGGAAGCGTCGTTGAAGGCCTATGCAAAGGAGCACAGCCTTGAAAATGTCCATTTTCTTGGAGCGTTGCCGGATGCAGACAAAGCCGCACTTCTCGAGCTAAGTACCGGCCTCGTTTTTCCATCTCATTTGCGGTCTGAAGCCTTTGGCCTATCGCTTGTCGAAGCGGCGATGTTTGGGAAACCAATGATCTCCTGTGAAATAGGAACTGGGACTAGCTTTGTTAACGTTCACGGTGAAACAGGTGTGGTTGTGAAGCCAAATGACCCAGATGCGTTAGCTGGGGCAATGATCCGCCTCTCTAGGCGCCGGAAAGAGGCGCTTGGCTACGGAGAGAAGGCCAGGGCGGCTTATTTGGAGAAATTTACAGCAGTCCAGATGACGGCCGACTATGCTTCTGTCTATCGCGATATAGTGGGGCGATAG
- the tnpA gene encoding IS66-like element accessory protein TnpA, translated as MAKVEILTGTERQRRWSTELKLSILQEAFSADGSVSDVARRHDVLPQQIYAWRKKFFPPELKSPETAFIPVSLIGASASHSDDTKKSGVRSKCKDVEIVLRNGRLLRIAADMDLQVLSSLVACVEAA; from the coding sequence ATGGCCAAGGTTGAGATCCTGACGGGTACGGAGCGACAACGTCGATGGTCCACAGAATTGAAGCTTTCGATTTTGCAAGAAGCGTTTAGTGCGGATGGGAGCGTTTCCGACGTAGCGCGCCGGCACGACGTCCTTCCGCAACAGATATACGCCTGGCGAAAGAAGTTCTTTCCACCTGAATTGAAATCTCCGGAGACCGCATTCATTCCGGTCTCGCTTATCGGAGCATCGGCGAGCCACAGCGACGATACCAAGAAGAGCGGTGTTCGGTCGAAGTGTAAAGACGTTGAGATCGTTCTGAGGAATGGCCGCTTGCTAAGAATTGCAGCGGACATGGATCTCCAGGTGTTATCGTCGCTGGTCGCTTGTGTGGAGGCAGCATGA
- the tnpA gene encoding IS66-like element accessory protein TnpA, with product MQQIEVITSVERRRRWSRAEKERLVAACLEPNASVSEIARSAGIHASQLFRWRKELCQVAPPPARQLIPVEVTALPAPDPVETTLPPSTARR from the coding sequence ATGCAGCAAATCGAAGTGATCACCTCTGTGGAGCGCCGTCGTCGCTGGTCTCGCGCGGAGAAGGAGCGGCTGGTTGCGGCCTGCCTCGAGCCGAATGCCAGCGTATCTGAGATTGCCCGGTCGGCGGGCATCCACGCGAGTCAGTTGTTCCGGTGGCGCAAAGAACTTTGCCAGGTCGCACCGCCGCCAGCGCGGCAGCTCATTCCCGTAGAAGTCACGGCCTTGCCTGCGCCTGATCCGGTGGAGACAACACTGCCACCCTCGACCGCAAGAAGATAG
- a CDS encoding IS701 family transposase — translation MIRRSWMTGASIETTLELWASSLRDVKARMRRLFTQERVAASANLFLDGLLGDERRKTGWMRAEAAGDPGPWRQQAILGRGRWDADALRDIVREYVVENLATDDAVLVIDETGFLKQGKTSCGVARQYTGSAGKITNCQIGVFAAYVSVRGHAFIDRALYLPKSWTGDPARLAAAHVPQATAFATKPGLAVEMIRRALAADVPFSWVAADAVYGVGDVEGTLRRACKGYVLGVKSDHHFGSWSGKPPVAGTAQEIARDLDSSAWQRLSAGEGTKGARLHDWAYCELADLDADEYNETTSGLWTRGLLIRRNISDGDLAFFTTWCLAGTDIQTLVSVEGHRWAIEDSFETAKNELGLDHNETRSWHGWHRHVSLVMLAFAMMAVIRYRANDATPPKRPRMPTIRI, via the coding sequence ATGATTCGGAGGTCATGGATGACAGGTGCATCAATCGAGACGACGCTTGAGCTTTGGGCATCATCGTTGCGCGACGTGAAGGCTCGCATGCGCAGACTGTTTACGCAGGAGCGAGTTGCAGCCTCTGCGAACCTTTTCCTGGACGGCTTGCTGGGTGACGAGCGGCGTAAGACAGGTTGGATGCGTGCTGAGGCGGCCGGTGATCCCGGCCCGTGGCGGCAACAAGCCATTCTGGGGCGCGGGCGCTGGGACGCGGACGCACTTCGCGACATCGTGCGAGAGTATGTCGTAGAAAACCTCGCCACGGATGATGCGGTCCTGGTCATCGACGAGACGGGCTTCCTCAAGCAGGGCAAGACATCGTGCGGTGTTGCACGTCAATATACAGGTTCGGCTGGCAAGATAACGAACTGCCAGATCGGTGTGTTCGCCGCCTATGTGTCCGTTCGCGGTCATGCCTTTATCGATCGGGCCCTGTACTTGCCCAAAAGCTGGACCGGCGATCCGGCAAGGCTGGCAGCAGCTCATGTTCCTCAGGCTACAGCCTTCGCTACCAAGCCAGGCCTGGCTGTCGAGATGATACGGCGTGCGCTGGCAGCCGATGTGCCGTTTTCATGGGTGGCCGCAGATGCGGTCTATGGCGTCGGGGACGTTGAAGGGACCCTGCGTCGAGCCTGCAAAGGCTACGTTCTTGGGGTTAAATCGGACCACCATTTCGGCTCCTGGTCGGGTAAGCCTCCGGTCGCCGGCACAGCGCAGGAGATCGCCCGTGATCTCGATTCAAGTGCATGGCAGCGTCTTTCCGCCGGTGAGGGCACCAAAGGCGCGCGGCTTCATGACTGGGCCTACTGTGAACTCGCCGATCTCGATGCCGACGAATACAACGAGACGACATCAGGGCTTTGGACCCGTGGCCTCCTGATCCGGCGCAATATCAGCGACGGTGATCTCGCATTCTTCACCACATGGTGCCTGGCCGGGACGGACATCCAGACGCTCGTTTCCGTTGAAGGCCATCGCTGGGCGATCGAAGACAGCTTCGAGACCGCCAAGAACGAGCTCGGACTCGATCACAATGAAACCCGGTCATGGCATGGCTGGCATCGCCACGTCTCCCTCGTCATGCTTGCCTTCGCCATGATGGCGGTGATCCGGTACCGCGCCAATGACGCGACGCCCCCAAAAAGACCGCGGATGCCGACCATCAGGATTTGA
- a CDS encoding Thivi_2564 family membrane protein translates to MGASILIGILITFLVIVLVLYLVQRLPIDGRMRQIVQIIVIIIGIVSLLKYLAVW, encoded by the coding sequence ATGGGTGCATCCATATTGATCGGAATTCTGATCACGTTTCTCGTAATCGTCCTTGTTCTTTACCTCGTGCAGCGACTTCCTATCGACGGCCGGATGCGCCAGATTGTTCAGATCATCGTCATCATCATCGGCATCGTGTCGCTGCTGAAATATCTTGCAGTATGGTAG